The Exiguobacterium mexicanum genome includes a window with the following:
- a CDS encoding DUF896 domain-containing protein, producing the protein MLAPEQLERINFLANKAKTDGLSPQEMDEQQALRQQYLQAFRQSFKSQMMGMKVVDPEGNDVTPEKLKDEQERYRSE; encoded by the coding sequence ATGCTAGCACCTGAACAGTTGGAGCGAATCAATTTCCTCGCCAACAAAGCAAAGACAGATGGTCTGTCACCACAAGAGATGGATGAGCAGCAAGCGCTGCGCCAACAATATTTGCAAGCGTTCCGCCAATCATTCAAATCACAAATGATGGGAATGAAGGTCGTCGATCCGGAAGGAAACGACGTAACGCCAGAAAAATTAAAAGATGAGCAGGAACGTTACCGCTCAGAATGA
- the tkt gene encoding transketolase, whose product MKLVETTTKELLAINSIRTLSIDAVQKANSGHPGMPMGAAPMAFTLWTDKMRHNPKNPNWFNRDRFVLSAGHGSMLLYSLLHLSGYDLSMDDLKSFRQMDSKTPGHPEYRHTAGVDATTGPLGQGIAMAVGMAMAEKHLEATYNRDEFKVVDHFTYAICGDGDLMEGVSAEAASLAGHLKLGKLVVLYDSNDISLDGDLHKSFSESVEDRFNAYGWQVIRVEDGTDIDTIAKAIDEAKAETSKPTLIEVKTVIGFGSPNKSGKSASHGAPLGEAEIELTKQFYKWEGENFYVPNEVYDLFNDKVVEPGAKHEADWNELVEAYKSAHPELGAQFERAMNNELPEGWDSELPTFEIGSKKATRQTSGEVLNAIAKAVPTLFGGSADLAGSNNTMIKGAADFDEDPAGRNIWFGVREFAMAAAVNGMALHGGVLPYGATFFVFSDYLRPAVRLAALMGIPSTFVLTHDSIAVGEDGPTHEPVEHLMSFRAMPNLSVLRPADGKETIAAWKQAITTKTSPSLLVLTRQALPELEGTSIEDAAKGGYVVAGNSSEADVLLLGTGSEVHVLVEAREALAAEGVNAAVVSMPSWELFEAQSAEYKESVLPSSITKRVSLEAGATLGWYKYVGFGGKVLGIDKFGASAPGDLLMKEYGMSVDNVVAAVKSL is encoded by the coding sequence ATGAAATTAGTGGAAACAACTACTAAAGAATTATTAGCGATTAACTCGATTCGGACACTCTCAATCGATGCGGTCCAAAAAGCGAACTCAGGTCACCCGGGTATGCCGATGGGTGCGGCTCCGATGGCGTTCACACTTTGGACGGACAAAATGCGTCACAACCCGAAAAACCCGAACTGGTTCAACCGTGATCGGTTCGTCCTTTCAGCGGGACACGGTTCGATGCTCTTGTACTCGCTTCTTCACTTATCTGGTTACGATCTCTCAATGGACGACCTCAAATCGTTCCGCCAAATGGATTCGAAAACGCCTGGACATCCAGAGTACCGTCACACGGCAGGTGTCGACGCGACGACTGGACCGCTCGGACAAGGGATCGCCATGGCTGTCGGGATGGCAATGGCAGAGAAACATTTGGAAGCGACGTACAACCGCGATGAGTTCAAAGTGGTTGACCACTTCACATACGCGATTTGCGGAGACGGTGACTTGATGGAAGGCGTATCGGCAGAAGCTGCTTCGCTCGCTGGTCATTTGAAACTCGGCAAACTCGTCGTCCTTTACGATTCAAATGATATCTCGCTTGACGGCGACCTTCACAAATCGTTCTCGGAAAGCGTTGAAGATCGTTTCAACGCCTACGGTTGGCAAGTGATCCGTGTCGAAGATGGTACGGATATCGATACAATCGCGAAAGCGATCGACGAAGCGAAAGCTGAAACGTCGAAACCAACCCTCATCGAAGTGAAGACGGTTATCGGCTTTGGTTCACCGAACAAGTCAGGCAAATCGGCATCACACGGTGCGCCACTCGGCGAAGCTGAAATTGAACTCACGAAGCAGTTCTACAAGTGGGAAGGCGAGAACTTCTACGTACCGAACGAAGTATACGACTTGTTCAACGATAAAGTCGTTGAGCCAGGCGCGAAGCATGAAGCGGACTGGAACGAACTCGTTGAAGCTTACAAGTCAGCACACCCTGAACTTGGTGCCCAGTTCGAACGTGCGATGAACAACGAGCTCCCAGAAGGTTGGGACAGCGAATTGCCGACGTTCGAAATCGGTTCGAAAAAAGCGACTCGTCAAACGAGCGGTGAAGTATTGAACGCGATCGCCAAAGCGGTTCCGACTCTCTTCGGAGGCTCGGCTGACCTCGCTGGTTCGAACAACACGATGATCAAAGGCGCTGCGGACTTCGATGAAGATCCAGCCGGCCGCAACATCTGGTTCGGAGTCCGTGAATTCGCGATGGCAGCAGCCGTCAACGGGATGGCGCTCCACGGTGGGGTCCTCCCATACGGCGCGACGTTCTTCGTCTTCTCGGATTACCTTCGCCCGGCAGTTCGACTTGCTGCGCTCATGGGAATCCCATCAACGTTCGTCTTGACGCACGATTCAATCGCGGTCGGCGAAGATGGCCCGACGCACGAACCGGTCGAGCACTTGATGAGCTTCCGTGCGATGCCAAACTTGTCTGTTCTCCGTCCAGCTGACGGAAAAGAGACGATCGCGGCTTGGAAGCAAGCAATCACGACGAAAACGTCACCATCACTTCTCGTCTTGACGCGTCAAGCATTGCCAGAACTCGAAGGCACGTCGATCGAAGACGCAGCTAAAGGTGGCTATGTCGTCGCCGGCAACTCAAGCGAGGCAGACGTCCTCCTTCTCGGTACAGGTTCTGAAGTACACGTCCTCGTCGAAGCACGCGAAGCACTCGCGGCTGAAGGCGTGAACGCGGCTGTCGTCTCGATGCCTTCGTGGGAATTGTTCGAAGCTCAATCGGCAGAATACAAAGAATCGGTCCTTCCGTCGTCAATCACGAAACGTGTCTCGCTCGAAGCGGGCGCGACGCTCGGTTGGTACAAGTACGTCGGTTTCGGCGGAAAAGTACTCGGCATCGACAAGTTCGGCGCCTCTGCTCCTGGAGATCTCCTCATGAAAGAATACGGCATGTCGGTCGACAACGTCGTCGCAGCTGTCAAATCACTTTAA
- a CDS encoding YneF family protein, protein MSTLFWILLVVAALIGGIAIGFFIARKYMMNYLEQNPPINEDMIRTLMMQMGQKPSQKKVNQVMRAMNVQMKNEKK, encoded by the coding sequence TTGAGTACATTATTCTGGATTCTTCTTGTCGTGGCAGCACTAATCGGGGGTATCGCGATCGGTTTCTTTATCGCTCGTAAATACATGATGAACTACCTCGAACAGAACCCACCGATCAACGAAGATATGATTCGTACATTGATGATGCAAATGGGTCAAAAGCCGTCACAGAAGAAAGTCAACCAAGTGATGCGCGCCATGAACGTTCAAATGAAGAACGAAAAGAAATAA
- a CDS encoding ABC transporter transmembrane domain-containing protein produces MREFKQLAWFFKLEWRTYALGIVLLMFVAGLELIPPRIIGRIVDEINRGTLGTDLLWMLLGGLAAVGIGNYVARFFWRYFIFGASIRLGRMLRSQLYRHFTDLDQRFYKKSRVGDLMAHATNDVQAVSTTAGAGILTLVDSITMGTFVIITMVTTISWKLTVVALLPLPIMVALTTRYGKLLHNRFGVAQAAFSELNDKVQESVSGVRVLKSTGEVGRDVDSFEKLSDEVMAKNVRVAKIDALYDPTIFGIVGLSYILSIGYGAYLIEQGELTIGQIVSFTAYLGLLTWPMLAFGWLFNIVERGRASYDRIERMLAVKPEIQDDPMAATKLAHSEIEADIRAFRYDETPVLQDVTFRLERGRTLGLVGRTGSGKTTIVRLLTREYDVHDGTIKIGGVNIRQVKKSLLLDKVAVVPQDHFLFSDSIANNIAFGKPEAKLDEIMEAAKIAEVHDDIMRLPEGYATLVGERGVTLSGGQKQRISIARALMIEADVLILDDALSAVDAKTEEAIIEHFRTGNPDQSRLIVAHRLSAVEHADEILVLEDGRIIQRGRHQDLIREPGWYKDTYDRQQLEAIVEGGGHHEA; encoded by the coding sequence ATTCGTGAATTCAAACAACTAGCTTGGTTCTTCAAGCTCGAGTGGCGGACGTATGCGCTCGGCATCGTCTTACTCATGTTCGTCGCGGGGCTCGAACTTATACCGCCGCGCATCATCGGGCGAATCGTCGATGAGATCAACCGGGGAACGCTTGGAACAGATTTATTATGGATGTTGCTCGGCGGGCTCGCGGCCGTCGGGATCGGGAACTATGTGGCCCGTTTCTTCTGGCGATACTTCATCTTCGGGGCTTCGATTCGCCTCGGTCGGATGTTGCGGAGTCAGCTCTATCGTCATTTCACCGATTTAGATCAACGGTTTTATAAGAAGTCGCGGGTCGGGGATTTGATGGCCCATGCGACAAACGATGTCCAGGCCGTCTCGACGACGGCGGGTGCGGGGATTTTGACACTCGTCGATAGCATCACCATGGGAACGTTCGTCATCATCACCATGGTGACGACCATCAGTTGGAAGTTGACGGTCGTGGCATTGTTGCCGCTGCCAATCATGGTCGCGTTGACGACGCGATACGGCAAACTCTTACATAATCGGTTCGGGGTCGCTCAAGCGGCGTTCTCTGAACTGAATGATAAAGTCCAAGAGAGCGTCAGCGGTGTCCGGGTGTTGAAGTCGACCGGGGAAGTCGGCCGTGACGTCGACTCATTCGAGAAGCTATCCGACGAAGTCATGGCGAAAAACGTACGTGTCGCGAAAATCGACGCCTTGTACGACCCGACCATCTTCGGGATTGTAGGCCTCTCGTATATCTTGTCGATCGGTTATGGGGCGTATTTGATTGAACAAGGAGAGCTGACCATCGGACAGATCGTTAGTTTCACCGCCTATCTCGGCTTGCTCACATGGCCGATGCTCGCGTTCGGCTGGCTGTTCAATATCGTCGAACGAGGGCGGGCGTCTTACGACCGGATCGAGCGGATGCTCGCCGTCAAACCTGAGATTCAGGATGACCCGATGGCGGCGACGAAACTCGCCCATTCGGAGATTGAAGCGGATATACGTGCGTTCCGCTATGACGAGACGCCCGTCCTGCAAGACGTCACATTCCGCCTCGAACGCGGACGGACGCTCGGACTCGTCGGCCGTACCGGTTCTGGTAAGACGACGATTGTACGCTTGTTGACACGAGAGTATGACGTACATGATGGGACGATCAAAATCGGTGGTGTCAACATTCGCCAAGTGAAAAAATCACTTCTGCTCGATAAAGTCGCTGTCGTCCCGCAAGATCATTTCTTGTTCAGCGATTCGATTGCGAACAATATCGCATTCGGCAAACCGGAAGCGAAACTCGACGAAATCATGGAGGCGGCCAAAATCGCCGAGGTTCATGATGACATCATGCGGCTGCCGGAAGGATACGCCACGCTCGTCGGGGAACGGGGTGTGACGTTATCGGGTGGTCAGAAGCAACGGATTTCAATCGCACGTGCCCTCATGATTGAGGCGGACGTGTTGATCCTCGACGATGCCCTCTCGGCTGTCGATGCGAAGACGGAAGAAGCGATTATCGAGCATTTCCGGACCGGGAACCCTGACCAGTCCCGCTTGATCGTGGCGCATCGACTGTCTGCGGTCGAGCATGCCGACGAGATTCTCGTCCTTGAGGACGGTCGAATCATCCAACGCGGGCGTCATCAGGACTTGATTCGCGAGCCCGGTTGGTACAAAGACACGTACGATCGCCAACAACTCGAGGCGATTGTCGAAGGAGGTGGCCACCATGAAGCATGA
- a CDS encoding ABC transporter ATP-binding protein codes for MKHDVQEWAVIKRLLAYTNRYARPLGLAFVFLLLATGAKLAGPFLIKVFIDEFVTPGVYPTNWVVTLLVVYLVLHVSAIIFDYLQSISFQKIALKIVQNIRMDIFRHVMGMRLAYFDRTPAGVLVSRITNDTEAVKELYVGVMSTFVQSAVQLVGTYVFLYILEPTLATMGLVLVPLFWLIIWAYRRYSTKYFAQVRDLLSQLNGQLNESINGMGIVQQFRQEERLVRQFEETNKAHQEARYRNLKLDSMLLRPIIELLLAFSIIGLLGYYGVLSTTEQVQVGVVYAFISYIERIFRPVLDIMQRLSEFQQAVVSADRVFKVLDTDEPAPGKSLAGPAEIGSGEVRFENVTFSYDGEVDVLKQISFVAKPGETVALVGHTGSGKSSIINLLTRFYPYQSGQITIDGYPIEQFEEAELRAKVGLVLQDPFLFTGTIEDNLKLFNPTIDSDKVREAAEFVQAHTFVEKLEAGYGHTVGERGATFSSGERQLLAFARTVARDPKILILDEATSSIDTETEERVQLALDRMRRGRTTIAIAHRLSTIQDADLILVLHRGEIVERGNHQALLKQDGLYKKMYELQSGQRLMS; via the coding sequence ATGAAGCATGACGTTCAGGAATGGGCGGTCATCAAACGCCTGTTGGCCTACACGAACCGCTACGCACGTCCGCTCGGACTCGCTTTTGTGTTCTTGTTGCTCGCCACCGGCGCAAAACTAGCAGGACCGTTCTTAATCAAAGTGTTCATCGATGAGTTCGTGACGCCTGGCGTCTATCCGACAAACTGGGTCGTCACCTTGCTCGTTGTTTATTTGGTCTTGCATGTGTCGGCGATCATCTTCGACTACTTGCAGTCGATCTCGTTCCAAAAGATTGCCTTAAAGATCGTGCAAAACATCCGGATGGATATCTTCCGTCACGTGATGGGGATGCGGCTCGCCTACTTTGACCGAACTCCGGCGGGAGTGCTTGTCTCTCGAATCACGAACGACACCGAGGCCGTCAAGGAACTGTACGTCGGGGTAATGAGCACGTTCGTACAGTCAGCGGTTCAATTGGTCGGGACGTACGTGTTCCTTTATATCCTCGAACCGACGCTCGCGACGATGGGGCTCGTCCTTGTTCCGCTGTTCTGGCTCATCATCTGGGCGTATCGCCGCTATTCGACAAAATATTTTGCCCAAGTGCGTGACTTGTTGTCACAACTGAACGGGCAATTGAATGAATCGATCAACGGGATGGGAATCGTTCAACAGTTCCGACAAGAAGAGCGGCTCGTCCGCCAGTTCGAAGAAACGAACAAGGCCCACCAAGAGGCACGCTATCGAAACTTGAAGCTCGACAGCATGTTGCTGCGACCGATCATCGAGCTGTTGCTCGCCTTCTCCATCATTGGACTGCTCGGCTATTACGGCGTCTTGTCGACGACCGAGCAAGTGCAGGTCGGGGTCGTCTATGCCTTCATCAGCTACATCGAGCGCATCTTCCGTCCGGTGCTCGACATCATGCAACGCTTGAGCGAGTTTCAACAGGCGGTCGTCTCGGCGGACCGTGTCTTCAAAGTCTTGGACACGGATGAACCGGCTCCAGGAAAGAGTCTTGCCGGTCCTGCCGAAATCGGCTCCGGGGAAGTCCGGTTCGAGAACGTCACGTTCAGCTACGATGGGGAAGTCGATGTATTGAAACAGATATCATTCGTCGCCAAACCAGGCGAGACGGTCGCCCTCGTCGGTCACACGGGTAGCGGAAAGAGTTCAATCATCAACCTGTTGACCCGGTTCTATCCGTATCAATCAGGCCAAATCACGATCGACGGGTATCCGATCGAGCAGTTCGAGGAAGCCGAGCTCCGAGCCAAAGTCGGGCTTGTGCTCCAAGATCCATTTTTGTTCACAGGGACGATCGAGGATAACTTGAAACTGTTCAATCCGACGATCGACTCGGACAAAGTCCGGGAAGCGGCCGAGTTCGTGCAAGCTCATACGTTCGTCGAGAAGCTTGAGGCCGGTTACGGACATACGGTCGGTGAGCGCGGCGCGACATTCTCGAGCGGGGAACGGCAACTGCTCGCCTTCGCCCGGACGGTCGCCCGTGACCCGAAGATTTTGATTTTAGATGAGGCGACGAGTTCGATTGACACCGAGACCGAGGAGCGTGTCCAGCTCGCCCTCGATCGGATGAGACGGGGACGGACGACGATTGCCATCGCTCACCGTCTGTCGACGATTCAAGATGCCGACTTGATTCTCGTCCTTCATCGGGGTGAGATCGTCGAACGAGGTAACCATCAGGCGCTTTTAAAACAGGATGGGCTGTACAAAAAGATGTACGAACTTCAATCTGGCCAACGTCTGATGTCATAA
- a CDS encoding aspartyl-phosphate phosphatase Spo0E family protein, protein MAVITAENLHYAIEQKRDELYEIASQHSWTSPEVIHVSQELDKLITRHVLAIHASDHIN, encoded by the coding sequence GTGGCGGTCATCACAGCTGAAAACTTACATTATGCCATTGAACAGAAACGCGATGAACTGTATGAAATCGCCTCGCAGCACAGTTGGACGTCTCCAGAAGTGATTCATGTCAGCCAAGAATTGGACAAGCTGATTACACGTCACGTCCTAGCCATACACGCTTCAGACCACATAAATTAA
- a CDS encoding cytochrome c biogenesis CcdA family protein, whose product MEVTLWLAFGAGVLSFLSPCTLPLYPVFLSYITGVSVSDLKSEGLRQRTAWFHTFSFLIGFSIVFLVLGLSTSLIADVFIQYKDSLRMFGAILIFVFGVFLAGLWQPSFMMREKKLALGERKSGYFGTALIGIGFAAGWTPCTGPILAGVIALAASNPSQGMGYMLAYVIGFAIPFLIMARFVGKIKYLARNSAKVAKFGGYLMMAFGVVLYFDGMNRFAAWMSELVGFTGF is encoded by the coding sequence ATGGAAGTCACACTTTGGCTCGCATTTGGGGCGGGCGTCTTATCATTTTTATCGCCGTGCACGCTACCGTTGTATCCAGTCTTTTTATCGTATATCACTGGGGTCTCAGTCTCTGATTTAAAGAGCGAGGGACTGCGACAACGCACGGCCTGGTTTCACACGTTCTCATTCTTGATTGGTTTCTCGATCGTCTTCCTCGTGCTCGGTCTGTCGACCTCGCTCATTGCCGACGTATTCATTCAATATAAGGATAGTTTGCGCATGTTCGGTGCCATCCTCATCTTCGTATTCGGCGTCTTTTTGGCGGGACTTTGGCAACCTAGTTTCATGATGCGCGAGAAAAAGCTCGCTTTAGGGGAGCGTAAAAGCGGCTACTTTGGAACGGCATTGATTGGAATTGGATTCGCGGCGGGATGGACCCCGTGTACCGGACCGATTCTTGCCGGTGTCATCGCGCTCGCGGCCTCGAACCCGAGTCAAGGGATGGGCTATATGTTGGCGTACGTCATCGGCTTCGCCATCCCATTCCTCATCATGGCGAGATTTGTCGGGAAAATCAAATACTTGGCGCGCAACAGTGCCAAGGTGGCAAAATTCGGAGGTTATTTGATGATGGCCTTCGGCGTCGTATTATATTTTGATGGCATGAATCGCTTCGCTGCTTGGATGAGCGAATTAGTAGGATTCACCGGATTTTAA
- a CDS encoding CcdC family protein, whose translation MFWGSTLVALMMGLIASFVRVKASARPTNAKKILIPPLAMSTGMLQFLVPAFRLTWLEVGEALIVGLIFSVFLIKTSNFEKRDGEVYLSRSKAFFIVVFVLLAIRTVMKAFLGDEVNIFATGGLFYLIAWGMIVPWRIAMYQKYKQIAST comes from the coding sequence ATATTTTGGGGATCGACCCTCGTCGCACTAATGATGGGCCTGATTGCGAGCTTCGTTCGCGTCAAAGCATCAGCACGTCCGACGAATGCTAAAAAGATCTTGATTCCGCCCTTGGCGATGTCGACCGGGATGTTGCAATTTCTCGTCCCGGCGTTTCGATTGACTTGGCTCGAGGTCGGAGAAGCTTTAATCGTCGGATTGATTTTCAGCGTATTTCTCATCAAGACATCGAACTTCGAGAAACGTGATGGTGAGGTGTACTTATCCCGCTCGAAAGCGTTCTTTATCGTCGTCTTCGTCTTATTGGCGATTCGGACGGTCATGAAGGCGTTTCTCGGAGACGAAGTCAATATTTTCGCGACGGGCGGACTGTTCTATTTGATTGCCTGGGGCATGATCGTCCCATGGCGCATCGCCATGTACCAAAAATATAAACAAATCGCTTCAACATGA
- a CDS encoding solute symporter family protein, whose amino-acid sequence MNWTAILLFVAIVGLTLVITFFAAQKTKTASDFYTADGGLTGFQNGLAIAGDYMSAASFLGIAGMIALAGFDGFFYSIGFLVAYLVVLYLVAEPLRNLGKYTMADMIAARFNKPRVRGVAAMNAIVISIFYMIAQLVGAGALIELLLGIPYTTSVIVVGILMTVYVVFGGMTATSWVQITKAVLLMIGTAIISFLVFARFDFSVFTMFSEVSKATPLGESFLNPGNKFKLPLDTISLNLALVLGTAGLPHILIRFFTVKDAPTARQSVVYATWVIGAFYILTIFLGFGAAAFVGSDAIVAANPAGNMAAPLLAQVLGGDLLFAFVAAIAFATILAVVAGLVLSAASAFAHDFYGHFIRKGEATEKEQVTAARIASIAVALVSMGLAFFAQSMNVAFLVSLAFAVAASANLPVILFTIYWRRFNTDGAVFGMVVGLFSSLFLVAISPNVWAPDGSAIFIGEALFPLTNPGIVSIPLGFLAAIVGTYVTKSDEVAGNFERILVKANTGIDAETEAAMTKKSS is encoded by the coding sequence ATGAACTGGACAGCTATTCTTCTATTCGTCGCGATTGTTGGACTCACGCTCGTCATCACATTTTTCGCCGCCCAAAAGACAAAGACCGCAAGCGACTTTTATACGGCCGACGGTGGTTTGACCGGATTCCAAAATGGTCTGGCCATCGCCGGTGATTATATGTCGGCCGCTTCATTCCTCGGGATTGCCGGGATGATTGCCCTCGCCGGGTTCGATGGGTTCTTTTACTCGATTGGTTTCCTCGTTGCCTACCTCGTCGTCCTATATTTGGTCGCCGAGCCGCTCCGTAACCTTGGAAAGTATACGATGGCCGATATGATTGCGGCACGCTTCAACAAGCCGCGCGTGCGAGGGGTTGCCGCCATGAATGCTATCGTCATCTCCATCTTTTATATGATCGCCCAACTCGTCGGCGCCGGGGCACTCATCGAGCTCTTGCTCGGCATCCCCTACACGACGAGCGTCATCGTCGTCGGAATCTTAATGACCGTCTATGTCGTTTTCGGGGGGATGACCGCGACATCATGGGTACAGATCACAAAAGCCGTCTTGTTGATGATCGGGACCGCCATCATTTCATTCCTCGTGTTCGCCCGCTTTGACTTCTCCGTCTTCACCATGTTTTCCGAGGTCAGTAAGGCGACACCGCTCGGGGAGAGCTTCTTGAACCCTGGCAACAAGTTCAAGCTCCCGCTCGATACGATTTCACTCAATTTGGCACTCGTCCTTGGGACGGCCGGTCTACCGCACATTCTCATCCGCTTCTTCACGGTCAAGGATGCACCGACGGCACGACAATCCGTCGTCTATGCGACATGGGTCATCGGTGCGTTCTACATACTGACGATCTTCCTCGGATTTGGGGCCGCCGCGTTCGTCGGATCGGACGCCATCGTCGCCGCCAACCCGGCCGGGAACATGGCCGCGCCTCTCCTCGCCCAAGTGCTCGGCGGTGACTTATTGTTCGCTTTCGTGGCCGCCATCGCCTTCGCCACGATTCTTGCCGTCGTCGCAGGACTCGTCTTATCGGCGGCCTCGGCGTTCGCCCACGACTTTTATGGTCATTTCATCCGGAAGGGCGAAGCGACCGAAAAAGAACAAGTCACAGCGGCCCGGATCGCTTCAATCGCGGTCGCACTCGTCTCGATGGGACTCGCCTTCTTCGCCCAATCGATGAACGTCGCATTTCTCGTCTCTCTCGCATTCGCTGTCGCTGCCAGCGCGAACTTGCCGGTCATTTTGTTCACGATTTATTGGAGACGGTTCAATACGGACGGAGCCGTGTTCGGCATGGTCGTCGGATTATTCTCGTCGCTTTTCCTCGTCGCCATCAGCCCGAACGTGTGGGCACCGGATGGCTCGGCAATCTTTATCGGTGAGGCGTTATTCCCGCTCACGAACCCGGGAATCGTCTCGATCCCGCTCGGCTTCCTGGCCGCCATCGTCGGGACGTACGTGACGAAGTCGGACGAAGTCGCCGGAAACTTCGAACGCATCCTCGTCAAAGCGAACACCGGGATCGATGCCGAGACGGAAGCTGCCATGACGAAAAAATCTTCATAA
- a CDS encoding DUF485 domain-containing protein, whose translation MHDVTHVTRTDSTRSAETIVESPSFHKLMQEKNRFIVPSIIFSLIFYFTLPISTSYFTFLNIAVAGEITWAWVLAFAQFFMTWTFCVMYSRRARRFDELVAAIKQEEEGR comes from the coding sequence ATGCATGATGTCACGCACGTCACGCGAACTGACAGCACTCGCTCCGCCGAAACAATCGTCGAGAGCCCTTCATTCCACAAGTTGATGCAAGAAAAGAACCGGTTCATTGTTCCATCCATCATCTTCTCACTCATCTTTTATTTTACGTTACCAATCTCCACGAGCTACTTCACGTTCTTGAACATCGCTGTCGCCGGTGAGATCACTTGGGCCTGGGTGCTCGCCTTCGCTCAATTCTTCATGACCTGGACGTTTTGTGTCATGTATAGCCGCCGGGCCCGCCGCTTCGACGAGCTCGTCGCAGCCATCAAACAAGAGGAGGAGGGACGATGA
- a CDS encoding DUF2621 family protein has product MPENLVMYFIVFWGFVMIGLMSIGGYFMFRKFLKRMPKEDGRSLLDIEDDYIDKTRHLWTPETRTLLDRLVTPVPELFRDVAIRKIAGKIGQFALETRAREMTTELVVKGYIAATPKRDHKFLKKALEEEQIDWKMYQHYFQQ; this is encoded by the coding sequence ATGCCAGAAAACTTGGTGATGTATTTCATTGTCTTCTGGGGATTCGTGATGATCGGGTTGATGTCGATCGGCGGCTACTTCATGTTCCGCAAATTTTTAAAACGAATGCCGAAAGAAGACGGGCGCTCACTCCTCGACATCGAGGATGATTACATCGACAAGACACGCCACTTATGGACACCGGAGACGCGTACATTGCTTGATCGTCTCGTCACACCGGTACCGGAGCTGTTCCGCGACGTCGCCATCCGAAAGATTGCGGGCAAAATCGGACAGTTCGCTCTCGAGACGCGGGCCCGTGAAATGACGACTGAGCTCGTCGTCAAAGGCTATATCGCCGCGACACCGAAACGGGACCATAAATTTTTAAAAAAGGCGCTTGAAGAAGAACAAATCGACTGGAAAATGTATCAACATTATTTCCAACAATGA